One genomic segment of Panicum virgatum strain AP13 chromosome 2N, P.virgatum_v5, whole genome shotgun sequence includes these proteins:
- the LOC120661968 gene encoding tol-Pal system protein TolB-like produces the protein MEPTGTILFASVGVSGFGFDVFSVAVPAPSDDGAPDASELDERRHTDGVSVNFNAQFADDAGDAVAFVSERTGAAGLFLSRPGSKRPEPLPVAEGSLFHDRPTVRGGRVYFVSAHEKLDRPFRSWAAVYAAGLGGEGEAVERVTPRDVVDMSPAVSASGDLVAVASYGDRPWAFDFRVLETEVAVFRAAEPARRVVVAERGGWPTWHGERTLFFHRVADDGWWSVFRVDVSPETLEPTGAGERRVTPPGLHCFTPAAVGRGGGRWIAVATRRKDRAQRHIELFDLETERFSPLTELLNPELHHYNPFFSPSGGRLGYHRFRGAGAPGDSVVPYLQPVRSPVSSLRMLRVNGTFPSFSPDASHIAVNGDFFATPGVMVLRSDGTRRWTISREPGLFYTTWSPTERGVVFTSAGPIFETPKASVRIARVEFDPSELTDDRKEVGATVRALTRPEAGNDAFPAVSPCGRWLVFRSGRTGHKNLYVIGTARGEEEGEGVRRLTEGEWIDTMPSWSPDGRLIAFSSNRHDPANPAVFSIYLVRPDGSGLRRVYVAGPEGSAEADQERINHVCFSPDSRWLLFTANLGGVMAEPISGPNQFQPYGDLYACRLDGSGLLRLTCNAYENGTPAWGPASAGLGLGLGVEALSLGAPAGEDPMGQFDEPLWLTCDV, from the coding sequence ATGGAGCCCACGGGCACGATCCTCTTCGCCTCCGTCGGCgtctccggcttcggcttcgacgTCTTCTCCGTCGCCGTGCCGGCCCCCTCGGACGATGGTGCCCCCGACGCGTCGGAGCTCGACGAGCGGCGCCACACGGACGGCGTGTCCGTCAACTTCAACGCCCAGTTCGcggacgacgccggcgacgcggTCGCGTTCGTCTCCGAGCGGACTGGCGCCGCGGGCCTGTTCCTGTCCCGGCCGGGGTCCAAGCGCCCCGAGCCGCTCCCGGTGGCCGAGGGCAGCCTGTTCCACGACCGCCCCAcggtgcgcggcggccgggtgTACTTCGTCTCCGCGCACGAGAAGCTGGACCGGCCGTTCCGGAGCTGGGCGGCGGTGTACGCGGCGGGGctgggcggcgagggcgaggcggtggagcgggTCACGCCGCGGGACGTCGTGGACATGAGCCCCGCCGTGTCGGCGTCCGGcgacctcgtcgccgtcgcgtcGTACGGGGACCGGCCCTGGGCGTTCGACTTCCGGGTCCTGGAGACGGAGGTCGCCGTGTTCCGCGCGGCCGAACCGGcgcgccgcgtcgtcgtcgcggAGCGGGGCGGGTGGCCGACCTGGCACGGGGAGCGCACGCTCTTCTTCCACCGCGTCGCCGACGACGGGTGGTGGAGCGTGTTCCGGGTGGACGTCTCGCCGGAGACCCTCGAgcccaccggcgccggcgagcgccgcgtGACGCCGCCGGGGCTGCACTGCTTCACCCCCGCGGCggtcggccgcggcgggggccgcTGGATCGCGGTCGCGACGCGGCGGAAGGACCGCGCGCAGCGGCACATCGAGCTGTTCGACCTCGAGACGGAGCGCTTCTCCCCGCTCACCGAGCTCCTCAACCCGGAGCTCCACCACTACAACCCCTTCTTCTCGCCGTCGGGCGGGCGCCTCGGGTACCACCGGTTCCGCGGTGCCGGCGCGCCGGGCGACTCGGTTGTCCCCTACCTGCAGCCGGTGCGGAGCCCCGTGAGCTCCCTCCGGATGCTCCGCGTGAACGGCACGTTCCCGTCCTTCTCGCCCGACGCGTCGCACATCGCCGTGAACGGCGACTTCTTCGCGACGCCGGGCGTCATGGTCCTCCGGTCCGACGGCACCAGGCGGTGGACGATCAGCAGGGAGCCCGGGCTGTTCTACACCACGTGGAGCCCGACCGAGCGCGGGGTTGTGTTCACCTCGGCGGGCCCCATCTTCGAGACCCCGAAGGCGTCTGTCCGGATCGCGCGGGTGGAGTTCGACCCGAGCGAGCTCACCGACGACCGCAAGGAGGTGGGCGCGACGGTGAGGGCGCTCACCCGGCCCGAGGCCGGGAACGACGCGTTCCCGGCGGTGTCCCCCTGCGGGCGGTGGCTGGTGTTCCGGTCCGGGCGCACGGGGCACAAGAACCTGTACGTGATCGgcacggcgcgcggcgaggaggagggggagggcgtgCGGCGGCTGACGGAGGGCGAGTGGATCGACACGATGCCGAGCTGGTCCCCCGACGGGAGGCTGATCGCGTTCTCGTCGAACCGGCACGACCCGGCGAACCCGGCGGTGTTCAGCATCTACCTGGTGCGGCCCGACGGGTCCGGGCTCCGGCGCGTGTACGTGGCCGGGCCCGAGGGCAGCGCGGAGGCGGACCAGGAGCGGATCAACCACGTGTGCTTCAGCCCGGACTCGCGGTGGCTGCTGTTCACGGCGAACCTCGGCGGCGTGATGGCGGAGCCCATCTCGGGGCCCAACCAGTTCCAGCCGTACGGGGACCTGTACGCGTGCCGGCTCGACGGGTCGGGGCTCCTGCGCCTCACCTGCAACGCCTACGAGAACGGGACGCCGGCGTGGGGGCCCGCGAGCgccgggctcgggctcgggctcggggtgGAGGCGCTGTCGCTGGGCGCGCCCGCCGGGGAGGACCCGATGGGCCAGTTCGACGAGCCGCTGTGGCTCACCTGCGACGTATGA
- the LOC120661970 gene encoding 1-Cys peroxiredoxin PER1-like, translated as MPGLTIGDTIPNLELDSTQGRIRIHDFVGDGYAIIFSHPADFTPVCTTEMAAMAGYAQEFEKRGVKLLGISCDDVASHKEWIKDIEAFMPGAKLTYPIMADPDRRAIKELNMVDPDEKDARGVSLPSRTLHIVGPDKAVKLSFLYPACTGRNMDEVLRAVDSLLTAATHKGKVATPANWKPGDRAVIGPSVSDEEARKLFPDGFETADLPSKKGYLRFTKV; from the exons ATGCCGGGGCTCACCATCGGCGACACCATCCCCAACCTGGAGCTGGACTCCACCCAGGGCCGGATCCGCATCCACGACTTCGTCGGCGACGGCTACGCCATCATCTTCTCCCACCCCG CCGACTTCACGCCGGTGTGCACGACGGAgatggcggcgatggcggggtaCGCCCAGGAGTTCGAGAAGCGCGGCGTGAAGCTGCTGGGCATCTCCTGCGACGACGTGGCGTCCCACAAGGAGTGGATCAAGGACATCGAGGCCTTCATGCCGGGGGCGAAGCTGACGTACCCGATCATGGCGGACCCGGACCGGCGGGCCATCAAGGAGCTCAACATGGTGGACCCGGACGAGAAGGACGCGCGCGGGGTGAGCCTGCCCTCCCGCACGCTCCACATCGTGGGGCCCGACAAGGCGGTGAAGCTGAGCTTCCTGTACCCGGCGTGCACGGGGCGGAACATGGACGAGGTGCTCCGCGCCGTCGACTCGCTGCTGACGGCCGCCACGCACAAGGGGAAGGTGGCCACCCCGGCCAACTGGAAGCCCGGCGACCGCGCCGTCATCGGGCCCAGCGTCTCCGACGAGGAGGCCAGGAAGCTGTTCCCGGACGGCTTCGAGACCGCCGACCTGCCCTCCAAGAAGGGCTACCTCCGCTTCACCAAGGTCTAG